A region of Pongo pygmaeus isolate AG05252 chromosome 15, NHGRI_mPonPyg2-v2.0_pri, whole genome shotgun sequence DNA encodes the following proteins:
- the LOC129012457 gene encoding calmodulin-1-like produces MLGQLTEEQISEFKEAFSLFEKDGDGTITTKELGTAMTSFGQNPTEAELQDMISELDADGNSTVDFREFLTMTARKIKDTDSEEEIRDAFSVFEQDGHGSISAAEFHHLMTNLGEKLTDEEVDEIIREADTDSDGQVNYEEFIQMMTAKRRPCTEYVKFLVQNSYLPFLLTYL; encoded by the coding sequence ATGCTTGGCCAACTGACTGAAGAGCAGATTTCAGAATTCAAAGAAGCTTTTTCACTATTTGAAAAAGATGGTGATGGAACTATAACAACCAAAGAATTGGGAACTGCAATGACGTCTTTTGGGCAGAATCCCACAGAAGCAGAGTTACAGGACATGATTAGTGAATTAGATGCCGATGGTAATAGCACAGTTGACTTCCGAGAATTTCTGACAATGacggcaagaaaaataaaagacacagacagtGAAGAAGAAATTAGAGATGCATTCAGTGTGTTTGAGCAGGATGGCCATGGTTCTATTAGTGCTGCAGAATTTCACCATCTGATGACAAACCTTGGAGAGAAGTTAACAGATGAAGAAGTTGATGAAATAATCAGGGAAGCAGATACTGATAGTGATGGTCAAGTAAACTATGAAGAGTTTATACAGATGATGACAGCAAAGCGAAGACCTTGTACAGAATATGTTAAATTTCTTGTACAAAATAGTTACTTGCCTTTTCTTTTAACTTATCTGTGA